From a region of the Hypanus sabinus isolate sHypSab1 chromosome 2, sHypSab1.hap1, whole genome shotgun sequence genome:
- the LOC132403190 gene encoding extracellular calcium-sensing receptor-like, translating to MIFTIEEINRDGRLLPNITLGYRIHDDCNSPEIATKATLALLNGQEKTYTGQVCDGPLDISGIVGGAGSSVSIAVARTTRPFGIPLVSYFSTCMCLSDKNEYPTFYRTIPSDEHQSKALGHLVQKFGWTWIGTINSDDDYGNSGVRAFIETVVDSGVCIAFSESFHRTDPAEKITRIVQVMKETTTKVVVAFAGPGEMRLLFQEVIRQNVSGVQWVGSEAWITADIAGEDRDRLFLNGTIGTTVRAVEVPELRDFLLKVHPSGFPGNPLCSGNESLHQIRNTYTDLTMDGNSYNVYKSVYAFAHALHDMFSCESGKGPFANNACARLSTFQPWQLHHYVTSIYFRTKVGEKVYFDHKGNPAAAYDFVNWQMNAKGATKFRRVGHYNGSAPPGKEVVLNAHQIFWNGGKREIPRAVCSERCPPGTRKTARQGQPICCFDCTPCAEGEINNSTDSTDCIKCPRLFWSNDQKNKCIPKKTEFLAFTDILGTVLVVLALLGVCMSALAAVLFFKHRETPLVKANNSELSFLLLFALSCCFLCSVSFIGKPADWSCMLRRTAFGVSFVLCISCVLVKTILVLTAFKATHPSSNRMKWFGQRQQRLSVFLLSSVQGLICVLWLLTEPPYPVINTKYYRETIILECDTGSSAAFYSASGYIAVLSCICFVLAFLARKLPDNFNEAKCITFSMLIFCAVWVTFIPASVSSPGKYTVAVEVFAILTSSFGLLLCIFAPKCFIIVITPEKNTKKHIMGKTTCTVWLSSTFLDLVTFPTRVIGTDTDQDTWLLTIPLKNTMAPNRAVSYLGIRKATDNLGILIPSTAPPFCFTNC from the exons ATGATTTTTACTATTGAGGAAATAAACAGGGATGGGAGACTGCTGCCAAACATAACACTGGGCTATAGGATTCACGATGACTGTAACTCCCCCGAAATTGCAACAAAGGCTACTCTGGCTCTGCTGAACGGTCAGGAGAAAACATACACGGGTCAAGTGTGTGACGGGCCTCTTGATATCTCCGGGATCGTTGGTGGCGCTGGGTCCTCGGTGTCCATCGCTGTTGCAAGAACAACCAGACCTTTTGGAATACCACTG GTCAGCTACTTTTCAACGTGCATGTGTCTCAGTGACAAGAACGAGTATCCAACTTTTTATCGAACTATCCCAAGTGACGAACATCAGTCTAAAGCGCTGGGGCATCTCGTTCAGAAGTTTGGATGGACATGGATTGGAACCATTAACAGCGACGATGACTATGGCAACTCCGGAGTAAGGGCctttatagaaactgttgtggatTCCGGTGTTTGCATTGCCTTCTCGGAATCATTTCACAGAACGGACCCCGCAGAGAAGATCACTAGGATAGTGCAAGTGATGAAAGAGACGACCACAAAAGTCGTGGTAGCCTTTGCTGGACCTGGCGAAATGCGCCTTTTATTTCAGGAGGTTATACGGCAAAACGTCAGCGGTGTGCAGTGGGTGGGCAGTGAAGCGTGGATTACAGCGGACATCGCTGGTGAAGATCGAGACCGGCTTTTCCTTAATGGGACAATTGGAACTACGGTGCGCGCGGTGGAAGTTCCAGAGTTGCGGGACTTCCTACTCAAAGTCCACCCTTCCGGTTTTCCTGGTAATCCATTA TGTAGCGGAAATGAGAGTTTACATCAAATCAGAAACACATACACTGACTTGACCATGGACGGGAACTCTTACAATGTATATAAATCGGTCTACGCTTTTGCTCATGCGCTTCACGATATGTTTTCATGTGAAAGTGGCAAAGGACCATTCGCGAACAACGCATGTGCACGTCTTTCAACCTTTCAACCATGGCAG CTCCACCATTACGTGACATCAATTTACTTCAGAACAAAAGTCGGGGAAAAGGTCTATTTTGACCATAAAGGCAATCCAGCAGCCGCGTATGACTTTGTAAATTGGCAAATGAATGCGAAGGGTGCAACTAAATTTCGGAGAGTTGGACATTACAACGGATCAGCGCCTCCGGGTAAAGAAGTTGTGCTGAACGCACATCAGATTTTCTGGAATGGTGGTAAACGTGAG ATTCCCCGAGCAGTCTGTTCTGAAAGATGTCCGCCTGGAACAAGAAAAACCGCCAGGCAAGGACAACCAATCTGTTGTTTTGATTGCACGCCCTGTGCGGAAGGAGAAATTAATAACAGCACAG ACTCTACAGACTGCATCAAGTGTCCTCGCCTGTTCTGGTCCAACGATCAAAAAAATAAATGCATCCCAAAGAAAACGGAGTTTCTGGCTTTTACCGATATCCTGGGTACGGTGCTGGTAGTTCTTGCTCTGCTTGGAGTGTGCATGTCTGCACTGGCAGCAGTTCTCTTCTTTAAACATCGAGAGACCCCCTTGGTTAAAGCGAATAATTCCGAGCTGAGCTTCCTCCTTTTATTTGCGTTAAGCTGCTGTTTCTTGTGCTCGGTCTCATTCATTGGCAAACCGGCAGACTGGTCCTGTATGTTACGCCGCACGGCGTTTGGCGTCTCGTTTGTCCTATGTATCTCGTGTGTTCTGGTCAAAACCATTCTGGTGCTGACGGCATTTAAGGCAACGCATCCCAGCAGTAACAGGATGAAATGGTTTGGTCAAAGACAGCAGAGGTTAAGTGTCTTCCTCCTGTCGTCCGTGCAGGGTTTAATATGTGTGCTTTGGCTGCTCACTGAGCCCCCTTACCCTGTGATCAACACTAAATATTACCGGGAAACGATAATTTTAGAATGTGATACAGGATCTTCTGCAGCTTTCTACTCGGCGTCAGGTTATATCGCCGTGTTATCGTGCATTTGCTTTGTCTTGGCCTTTCTCGCACGGAAATTGCCAGATAACTTTAACGAGGCAAAATGTATAACGTTCAGCATGCTCATCTTTTGTGCTGTTTGGGTCACTTTTATTCCGGCCTCTGTGAGCTCTCCTGGGAAATACACGGTGGCGGTTGAAGTGTTTGCCATCCTGACGTCCAGTTTTGGTTTGCTGCTTTGCATTTTTGCTCCGAAGTGTTTTATTATCGTAATCACTCCGGAGAAAAATACAAAGAAGCACATTATGGGTAAA ACAACATGTACTGTttggctttcatcaactttcctg gaccttgtcacctttcctacccgtgtcatTGGGACCGACACGGATCAAGATACCTGGCTGCTCACCATCCCACTTAAGAATACTATGGCTCCGAACCGAGCCGTTTCTTACCTTGGCATCCGGAAAGCAACGGACAATCTGGGCATCTTGATTCCGTCTACGGCACCTCCTTTCTGTTTTACTAACTGTTAA